The proteins below come from a single Halobacteriovorax sp. DA5 genomic window:
- a CDS encoding thioesterase family protein, translating into MTSQRAHTIEDFNIEEGIYEFQVQETHLDTFGHMNNATYLTIFEQARWDMITKNGWGMDRIMREKRGPVVLDINITFKSELRLRQNVKIRSKATSFVNSKVLTFEQEMFDDTGKVYTKFKMTAGLFDLKERKLMGHDPDWLKAVGLSLKA; encoded by the coding sequence ATGACTTCACAACGAGCACATACAATCGAAGACTTTAATATCGAAGAGGGAATTTACGAATTTCAAGTACAAGAGACGCATCTCGATACTTTTGGTCATATGAATAATGCAACCTATTTGACTATCTTTGAGCAGGCCCGTTGGGACATGATTACAAAGAATGGATGGGGTATGGATCGCATTATGCGTGAAAAAAGAGGTCCTGTCGTTTTAGATATCAACATCACTTTTAAGTCTGAACTTCGTCTAAGACAAAATGTAAAGATTCGCTCAAAGGCCACAAGCTTTGTTAATAGTAAGGTTCTAACTTTCGAGCAAGAGATGTTTGATGATACAGGTAAGGTGTATACAAAATTTAAAATGACCGCGGGACTGTTTGATCTAAAAGAAAGAAAACTTATGGGCCATGATCCTGATTGGTTAAAAGCGGTAGGGCTTAGTTTAAAAGCTTAA